In Pseudomonadota bacterium, one DNA window encodes the following:
- a CDS encoding TIGR04211 family SH3 domain-containing protein has translation MPRLRYLFFTSLLILGLIVSLPLNGQTAGKPFSQYVSDSLRVIPLRAGRGREYKIITFLPTGAAVTNLAEEDEKWARIKYGKKEGWTEQRYLTNRKPASLLLSTAQRQVEELKKKVDALSSTNHEYRRGNTSLLSEVKKLTKKVKDLSHDYNKLKTDSAQFVELKEKHETLLKKYQEIKTVYDNQQNDQALLKRAYTIKWFLSGAAVILMGIIIGMMIQALRNRRRRSGSMKLQ, from the coding sequence ATGCCAAGGTTACGCTATCTCTTTTTTACTTCACTCCTTATCCTGGGGCTCATAGTATCTCTGCCCCTTAATGGACAGACAGCCGGTAAACCATTCAGTCAATATGTGTCTGATTCTCTCCGGGTAATTCCCCTCCGGGCCGGCCGGGGAAGGGAATATAAAATAATAACATTTTTGCCAACAGGCGCCGCGGTTACCAACTTGGCTGAAGAAGATGAGAAGTGGGCCCGGATAAAATATGGTAAAAAGGAAGGCTGGACAGAACAACGCTATCTGACCAACCGTAAGCCGGCCTCTCTCCTGTTGTCAACGGCCCAAAGACAGGTCGAAGAACTCAAAAAGAAAGTTGACGCCCTGAGCAGCACCAACCATGAATACCGCCGTGGCAATACCAGTCTGCTGTCGGAAGTCAAAAAATTAACCAAAAAAGTCAAGGATTTGAGTCATGATTACAATAAGTTGAAAACCGACTCAGCCCAATTCGTGGAATTGAAAGAAAAGCATGAAACTCTGCTGAAGAAATACCAGGAAATCAAAACCGTCTATGACAACCAACAAAATGATCAAGCTCTTCTAAAACGAGCCTACACGATAAAATGGTTTTTATCCGGGGCCGCCGTCATCCTGATGGGAATTATTATCGGCATGATGATTCAGGCTCTGCGCAACCGGAGACGACGCTCTGGCAGCATGAAATTACAATGA
- a CDS encoding CoA pyrophosphatase: protein MTGHQLTAALANHKYQPLSFPAGVRAAVLCPLFIREGEANLLLIKRSQQLKHHKGEVSFPGGVKESSDSSLLETCLRESEEEVGIKSRDTTIIGRLDEVDTTTGFLVSPFLGLIPHPYSFQLNNQEVDHLITVPIAQFIEVSNQYDFYYFNGQRLISLIAYHINSQVIWGATARIVEQLITMFQENQLLPAAG from the coding sequence ATGACTGGACACCAACTAACCGCAGCCCTGGCGAACCATAAATATCAGCCGCTTTCCTTTCCTGCCGGAGTCAGGGCAGCGGTCCTCTGCCCTTTATTCATCCGGGAAGGGGAGGCAAACCTTTTATTGATCAAACGCAGTCAACAGTTAAAACATCACAAAGGAGAGGTTTCTTTCCCCGGTGGAGTTAAAGAAAGCAGTGACAGCTCACTGCTGGAAACCTGTTTACGGGAATCCGAAGAGGAAGTAGGAATTAAATCCAGAGATACAACCATTATCGGTCGCCTTGATGAAGTGGATACCACCACCGGTTTCCTGGTCTCACCTTTTCTGGGTCTGATTCCTCACCCCTATTCGTTCCAGCTTAATAATCAAGAAGTAGATCACCTGATCACGGTACCGATTGCCCAGTTTATTGAGGTAAGCAACCAGTATGATTTTTACTATTTTAACGGTCAGCGACTGATTTCCCTGATTGCCTATCATATTAACAGCCAGGTAATCTGGGGAGCAACCGCAAGAATTGTCGAACAGTTAATCACCATGTTCCAGGAAAACCAGCTATTACCAGCGGCTGGATAA